In Mytilus edulis chromosome 8, xbMytEdul2.2, whole genome shotgun sequence, the genomic window TATaatgttcaaaataaataactatcAAGATTTAAAGAAAACTGTATTTCTGTTGAAAACGGTGTCAAAAcacctcccccccaaaaaaaaaatttataaaataatcatTAATTTTATAGTAAAAACGACATAACCTTTCATATAAAGATCAATAAAAACAATTGCCATAATGAACAccgcattttttatttttctaaaatggGTAGATTTAAAagagaaattttcaaaataaaaacccCATCAACTATCTCATAACGATGTTCAAAGTTATTTGTGATGTTTACGACACAGTGGTTACCAAGCACTAGCATCACTATAGTTATCAGTATGCAACAGATGATATCACCCCGATAATAATATCCGATGATATTTACACACATACAGGGAAACCGATACAAAAAGACAAGATTGTTCAAATCTTTACTTTGACTCATCTTTGTTGCTTCCAGTTTTTTTTATCGCGGTTTTAAGTGCGAAGGGTCAGCAATGTATAAACTCGACATGACTAATGGCTGTTAATCAATGGGGAAATACAGCAAAATTAAATCTGTCCTATTCCGGTGGCGATTAATATTGTGTCCAAAGAAACACTGGAAGATTGATGAAGTCTTCACATTTGTGTATGATTAATACAGTGTCAGTTTTTGCTTTATCAATTGCTGTCCTCTGGCAATTAAAAGAGTCCCAGGATAATTAATATCACttgatgcaaaaaaaaagaaatcatttgaACTGCAAAATACAAACATTAGCCTGTGACTTAATACCTCACAAAACTCTCAATTTATTGAACGTATTTTTGTTGAAGCCAACAAAATATCGACtcactgaaaaaaaaccaatatactgctaaatttgatatttttttagttttagagCGGGGTAAACGAATGTCAACACGACACAGTTCCACTTCAGATTAATTGAAATACATATCCTACATCCACGCTTCGGTCACAAAGAACTCATGTAAGAGAAGTGAGGACACGTGCTTTTGTATTTTAATCAGAGTATAGTCCTCTTAAGTTTGCTAGGATAAACTATTCTGAAAGGCAATGATACAACTTCAAGTGCACTTTCACGAATAGCGttgattttcaaaatgtaaataactATTCAGTACATCGCTGGATGATCATCGACCAATAATTGAACAATTACAGTATTAGAACATATGATaaaaattacatataaaaatGATATGGACGGAATAATAATGGTTAAACACGCAGAAAATTGAACACTGAAACAAGGTTTACATATTTTGGAATAGCACATTCACAAAAAGACAACATATGCATAGACTATCATAATACTTATGTATAGGAGGGAAGACCAGTTAAAGGAGTATTTCATTTTAGGTTTAGTATAGAGGTAGCTTTCTGCACTGAATATACTCGGCCCTGGATTAATATATTTAGTTCATCTTAAACAAATGTCTAAGTCAGCTAACCATACTGATATAGCCGGTGACAAGTTTCCGAGTTCATTTCGCCGCGATTCCAACATTATCTTGTCAGGGTTGTGACTACAACAGACAAATATCTAATTCCGTAAAATATATCAACATCAAATTGTACGGTATGAACACATTCGATGTCTTTGGTGTCTGGGTATCATCTAGTTTAAGTCCAGCATAGCAAATGTCTGTTCACCAAACtttaaaactacaaaataaaCGTAAATTCATTAACATGTTTATACCATAGGTAACAACGTGACAATAACGATCTGTAATAGATTAAAATAAACACAGCACAATGTCCTattgaaagataaaagaacagAGACACTGCTGACTAAAAAATAAGGATATCACAGTTCTATAAATATTGGTAAACAATAGTTATGAACAAGCAGTATGTCATTAATCAAAACGTATACACCACACATCTTTTTATTAACACAGTAAAACTGGTCATTGCACTAGGAGTTGTGTAAATTATAAggaatataaaatgtattactcatttttatttgtGTCTGATTCTCCTATCTGGTTTGCTTTCAATATGCATGTAAAAGTTTAAGCACGATTATACAGTGAATGCCTGGTTTTCTACGATACCACAATGTGGTATGGAACTATATGCTCTGGTTTTTCATAAATAGTCGTTCTTTCAAGGCATCAAACCGACAGTTGAATAACAAATTTTTTATCGCTTCATGAGTGTATGTTAACACAATTGAACTTGCTTCATTAAATTAATACCTTTTATAGCTACGTCTAATTTTTGATGACTGTCTCTTCTTTTAATCGTGCACTCCATTTGTGTTTTGCACGTTTCCTCTACATACTACGGACACTCCTCGTCGCAAGGTGCTGTAGATATCGGATAACCTCTTAAAACTATGACGAAAGCATATGGTACTATGTGTTTATTAGTTGCACTAATGAAATAGTTATGAATGAATTTATATATCACAGATACATTTTGGAATTATTTTGATTATCTTTCAGACGACATTATTCGCGAAATGAACACTATGGACATCTTCATCAATAGTATGTATACCGGAAGTAGATCCACTATCCTCTTCAAACGATGGAGATTTTGGATGATAGTAAAATGTATTTCCAATGATTTCCATCTCCTTATTCGGACTTGGAGTTGCATTTGGATCAAATGAAAATTTCAGTCGTTTTGGATGATCTATTGGCGATATAGGGACTCGACCATCATGAAAAAACGGATGTGACGACTTTAAGTTAGGGTGTAGATGGATGTTGGATGTTTGTCTACGCCGATCCTTCCctgtaaaatattataatatgaattatataaaGTTATACATGTTTTCATTGTTATAGTCCTATCAATTTAATAGATATTTACAATGTTCCAGTTGAGTCATTTGCATGCTCACTCTGAAATGTCATCAACTTCGTAAGGTTCAACGTACCAAATACTGCATTCTAGATGATtttccacaggcacttgtctcagatttttttccTATACATTAAGGTATATCGGAATTTTTTTTCTAAGACAAGAGCCTGTGTGATTTTCATATAGTTTTGTTCATCAGGCATTTGAAAGATGTATATGTAACAGTATGCATGGACAACTATATATTAGTAATCGAACCTATAATACTTTGTTGATTATAAATAGTCCAATGTCTACATTTTTTGTTACTGCAAAATATATTGGTTTCTTGAGAGGTCAGTTAAACCTTTATGAATCTATGGTATGTCGTAGAAGAAAACTGCAGTGCTATCATAACATAAAATTAAACCAGTAACCATCAAAACAAAGAAGAAGAAACAAAAAGGTTTGGAAAATATGTCACCATAAAAGGCAAGCAGACGAATCTCTAACTACTGATAAATTCGAACCCTTTTCATAAAAATTGGGAATAATCGGTTTTCTGTGAACAGCCTCTGTTGTTATGGTCAATGAAACATAACGACTGTACAAATCACCGACACCGGGTCAGTATAAATAGAACCACAAGACCTCCTTTCAATATcttattcatgtttattttatcaaCCGAAGTCACTTTAAATAATAGAAAATCTGGAAGTATAAATAGATCACAAATCCacttcatcatatttttttttcacttttctaaTCAATGTCTTTGTATCTTCTCTGCTTGGTATTGCTTATCAAATTAAAAGATCAACATGAAATCTGACAGGAATGTATGTTTGGTACACTAATATCGATTGCATTCGTGGTTAACTGAAGTGTGACTTTTTAAAGACATTGATAAAATCGTCTTAAAGTAAGCATATAGCTTAATATGACACATATTTAGAATGGATAAAGCCATCAAATACTAGTGTCAGTTCAAATATCCTTTTGAAAACACTAGTTTCCAGCTATTCTGCATTCCTCATCTAATTCTTGCTGCTTATATATGTTTCGCCTTGCCATGAATTAGTTCCATCATAAATATTCTCATatcgattttatttttaatttaaaccaagatttgtaaaattgtttatatcaTTGATTGGTTGTGgtggttaacttccagtggcaaacatttcatgcatattcaggacgatagacacatcaaaattattttcaaaaataagataTGATTCGTAACGCCAATTAATAAGTGCATAGCAACAATTTTAATACTAATATGTAGTTAACAGTAAGCTTTAGGAAAGGAAGCTTCTAGCTGCATATAGTTCAGAACAAAcctttttgtaaattaatttcGTCGTCACTTAGTCCTCTGCCACTATCACTTGTGTTTGTTTCTCCGGATGTCTCGCTGTTGTTGTCTTCCTGATGTCTTAATATTTTTTGGTTAAGGGGGTCCTGAAATAATAAGATTCATGAATCAAGTTTATCAATTTATTTACAGTTGGTACTCATCATACCCAATCCCTGTTATCGCAAAATTCATGTTGTTTCAAAGGTTAAATGATAGAATTGATATCTAAAATATGTCGTACCAGATTCAAACAAATACACAATACACACCTTAAATTCTACATGCTTTTTTTTTGGTTTCGTCCAAAATAAAAGtgttaaccccccccccccccccccatgaaaCTCTGGAATGTTGACCATTCTTGAGAGGCGATACATACAAATGTGGCAAAAAGTGGTAGGAAAGAAGAATTATATACAGACTGCATGGATTTAATAAATCTTCCTTTGATTGTGTTCAAGGATCTGTTTGTTTGACTATAAGTTAGTCCTTGAAAAGAAAAACTTTGGTTTCATGAATGTAAAATCTATggtaaatgttaaaaatatttttcaaggaAACAAAAAGATTGTATCAGAAGCAATTGATGGTTTAAACCAAGACACATGGAAAATGTCGTATGATGTGTATTGTTTTCCCGCCATATCTGAGCTAAATCAGTACGAAGCTTTTAAATAACAAGTCTTCGGGGCAACAATCTGGTTTTAAGTACATGAAATATTGCCGATATTTGGATAAGAGAACTTTAGATCCAGGACTAAACCCTCAGGTTGAATGTAACTGTCAAAATAGTTATGTGCGcatgattaatttattttctacCCGGAACCTTATTACGTTTCTTTCAGACCACAATCGTGTTTTAAGGAGttcgaaaacaaaaataaatgagatATGAAATATATGGGAATAATTGTCGAGTATCATTTGAAATCTAATATGTTGATTGAACAAATTTGTTACTTGCTATAATGTACAAGCGCGacttaaaagtataaaaaaaaccacagaaaAATGAAACAGAGAGAGGGAGAAAAAATGACGTGTCAACATTGGCTGACTCTTCTCAGATGCATAAAATATTAATCATCATTACTTTTACATTCAAACGAAGATGTTATTATGTGACGTTAAAGTGCCTTGTCTTGTCCAAACTGCGACAAGGGCATGGTTGTCTCTTTTCCTATGAATATATCGTTACCTATTAGTTATATAAATTATAGGTTACAATGATATTTTTCCTttgttatctttttgttttgtatataagaTTTTGCTTAAATTAtcccatatatatataatagctCATATGAAATAGACTTCCTatgtataaatttgtattgagttaagccatttcaattgatatttcatttAGTGTGTCTCTATGTTGTGATGTACAccattgtttcaggtaagggtgaaggtggacctattaaaatgtttaaacccgctaCATTTCTATGCAaaggtcccaagtcaggaacctgatggtCAGTTGTTAAccgttgtcgtttgttgatgtggtttataagtgtttctcgtttctcgtttttttttttttatagattaaagCGTTGtgtttcccatttgaatggttttacactattttGGTGGCCCTTTCAGCCCGCTGTTCGATTTGAGGCAAGGATTCATacattgacctaaaatggtttacttttacaaattgtgacttggacagagagttgtctcattgccagcataccgcatcttcttaaaTCAAGCAAACTTCGAGTCCTTCAAACTCTATGTTGTCCCACCTATATACCTTTTGAAAAAGAATTTGAATATCATCTACAAGCGATgaataaaactaaatatttgtaAGATCATGTAACAGATACGGATTTCAGAGGATTAAATTTACAATTCTGAGAGCCATAAGTCATCTtttatcatttgtatatattataatgttaAGTAGGTGTCTTGTCACCGTTTAACTTCTAACTACCTAACGGCCAGCTTAATAAGCATATCAAATACGGATCAGCATGCCATATTTTACGGAGATCAAGAGGGCAACTCAGATTTATCTATGTGATGGTCACGTAAAAGTTTTATCTATATTAATCGGTTTACAAACgaaaatacaaagaaataatTTGAGTGTGAAAAatatgtacatatttgtttaatttagcTTGGTTTAATGCGGTTTGAAGTTTGATATTTGTCAATGTCTTATTTATATATCCATTTTGAGAAGGgattatttaacattgaaaattccGATACCGTTAATATGTAAAATCAAAATGCATTCAAAATAATACTTTCGAACAAATTTTCGACTTTTCACATGTTGAATTGTGGGAACATTCAATCTaactaaaacaaaatttcaatacacACATAAAGATTAAAAAGTCTTTGTCGCAATCTTTGCTCGTAATTATCAAAAAATTAAGATGTTGTGTTTATTTGAAGAATTTGCTAAGCGTAAATCATAATCGTCCCTTCAGCATCTTCTTTTTCTAAAGTTTTGCATCATTGTTCATTTCAAGAAGAATGTTCTTGCAAATCATGAAAAGATTGTGTGCAATTTGTATGTATGAAAATACATGCACAGAATAGTGACATGTAGTTTTGTAAGCTTTTTGTATAGAAACgacaaaattaaataataaatccAAAGAACTATAACATTTTAAAGAGTTGTTATGaacaaatgtttttaaatcttCACAGTTCAGGCGCGAAATTATATTTTCCAAATTGAGAATTATTACGCCATCAAAAATAAACCTTAGCCTCTGGGTCCAAGATAACATAGAAGACTTTCAGAGCTTTAAATAGACAGTATATAAAAGTACAAACGAGGTTGATACAAATCAATTTGTCGACAATTTTAGTAAGTTTCTGACAAATTTAAATCACATTTATGTCCAATACTTGTGTTGACAATAATGATTTTCTTGTATTTGTCATTGTGTACCTATAATTTAATATCAGGGTTAACACTTTTATTCGTTATTGTTCAGCACGTTTAAATTGCTGTTGAAATACAATTTATCTGTTTGCATAATAACAAAAGTGTTGATACTTATGCTATACagaattatttgtatgttttctaaaatgaaatttaatgtaTCAAAATATTACAAAGAAATCTTTAGTACTTGTATAAGTATGCAAATCGTCCAAATTATTTCACAAGTATGCCGATTGCaatgttaaaatttaaagtttgactGAACTGTAGGCAATAGCCTCCTTTTCATCATATCCATATTTGTAGATCCTTTTTGTTTCGATTTAAGAAATACTGTACACATTCTTTGCAAACGGAAAAGGCGggatcaatttttataaattggaCAGACATGTGGGGTAAATCTAAATTGGAATACCACATCATACAAATTTGCGAACAAATGGTCCAAAACAAAGAAGACGTTACAACATATTTTGAGAAATTTTTGGCATTAAACTGGAATAAGACGAATTGTTCTGTCTTCCTGTGTCGGTGAAATTATAAACACGTTTTTTGGAATCTTTTGTAGTTCGGCAGAAAATACATTTTGATAGATCTTTATCCTATATTTCAAAGATAGAGAAAAGATAGTTTTGAGATAAGCAAAAACATTATTTAGAAAAGCACGTATTTAAGAATCATACTAGATTACGTTTTATCAGTTTTGATAACTTTAAGGTTCAAAACAGTCTGTTTAGACAGGACTTTTCATCAAACCTGCATTTTATTACGGAAGTTCGGTCAGAAATTGTAAAAATGCACGCATCcatcaaattcaattatcttGTTCGCGGTTAGATATGAAATGTTTGATTAAACTCAGTTCAAATTGCACTGAATTGATGCTCATCATATGTGTCTGATAATagtttatttatcaaaaatactaaaattttgaTTGATCAAATAAGTGATATATTCCAACCATCTTCCCCATCaaagataacaaaataaatacttAATTTTCAGTGCATAAAACACGAGCGAAATGAAAACAATTTTCTTCATTATAGAATTAATTCCACGTGGTGAGAGATATCTACTGATTGGACATCCCGTCGAGAAAACTGGTATTTTCACTTGTAAAATAGCTGTTACTTTTCTGGTCAATGATCGATGCATAAAATATATCTGGTAAAGTAGTATATACCAAATCATAATCTGGAAAATCAATTTCACACATGAGAATGACAAACGTGTCAAACATCTTTCAGAAATATGAAATGCCTGTTAGTGCAGATGGCAACTGACTATAAAATGACGGACGAAGCGAGATGAGGTGGTCTGTTTACTATCTGACTTTTAGACCTTGCCTAATAAAACGTAAAACTATGACACAGAGCTGTCCAAGgcgtcaaaaataaactaacgTACATTTACAGTACAGCGCTGACGAAATTTACATTAAGTTAACTTACAGCCAGTGTCCAGTTGGCGATGGCAAGAATTGCTACACAATGAGCAAAGTGTTTGATATAAATGCAGGggcttgaaaaaaaaacaccattttaacACATTTGATATATTTGCATGTTTTAGGGATACTTTGACTTTGAAATAGATTTCAGGTATACAACGCTTACGTCTAATGACATGCGTGTTGGGTTGTGGGTGTTTTCATCTACTGTATTATATGTAGGATTCAATTCACAGTTATAACTCCAATTAAATTGCTGGTGATCAAAATGAATTCAGTGTTTTTGCGCATAAGCATTTAAAGATTTACTTGCTCACTATGAAATCATAACAGACCCAATTGATAATACTAGTGAGTTGAGTTGAGCTTGCCTGACGCCTCTGTTGAATATTTGACTGccatatatatagaaataaagcaTTGTTTATCTATCTGCTGTGTGACATTTCTCGTGTTACCTATTTCTCATTCGACTATGAGGTGGGCGTTTCTTAAAGTGTTCTAGAACATAATGCAAAGTAATGcttacatgtatgtatgtttatAAAGGACTCATTTACAATTCTAACTGATAACTGAAATATACCTAAGTCTAAAAACTCACCCCATAAGTTCCAACAGGACCATTAATGTTTGTTCTTGTTTCAAATCTCATTTGATTTTGAGGATTATCAATCACATGAAAGGCAAAAGTCACTTCCTtcttttttcgttcattttctaaATTCTGATCGTCAGTAGCACCATTGTCATTTATCAATACATTGTTTGAATTTGTAGAATTGCTAACCTGagcaatttgtttatttttagaatttctTCTATGAAAATCAAGTCTTCGAACGATACATATGGCGACAACTATACACGCTGAAGTTATTACTGTAGCACCAACAAGAGCAACAACAATCACGATGTTAGTCTGCAGACCGGAAGTCTCTTCCTTCCCGATTATAATTTCCATATTTCCATAACTAGACATTTTCGGAATACCTCGGTCAGAAATTATCAAACTTAAGATAAATTTCTTGCCAGACAAATGTCCCACACTCTTCTGGAGTACTATATCTCCTAATTGCGGGTATATAAGGAAAACGCCAGAATCATTTCTACTATCAATTAAGTATTCGAGTGACCCGTTCATGCCTTCATCGGGATCGACCGCACGTATCCTTGAAACAACAGTACCTGGTAAAGTAGTCTTTGGGATTCTTACTGTTTTATTATTTGTGGTTGGAAATAAGATAATAGGCGAATTGTCATTTTGATCAGCGATGAAAATATTAATACGTGCTGTACTACTGCGTGCTGGACTTCCTAGATCCGACGCCGTGACTGTAAAGTTATACGATTTAGTGACCTCCCTATCTATTGGTTTCGCTGTTTTAATTTTACCATCAGAGTAGAGTACAAATGGTGATGATATTGTATCACTTCCGGAAGAGAATACTACCTTCCCATTATCACCTTCATCACGATCAAATGCAGTCAGGCTCCCGATCCTTGAACCTAACTTAACGTTTTCTTCAacaatgaatataaataaattctCTGCAAACTCCGGTGTATGATCATTAACATCATTTATTTTAACCGAGACAGTTGCAGTTCCATAGAGTGCGGGACTGCCGCCATCGAAGGCGATAACACTAAACGTAAATCCATTTGGCATAAGCTCCCTGTCGAGTACAGCATTAGTTCGTACAAGGCCTGTTTCTGATTCGATTTGAACAAGAGAACTGTTGATTTGTGGTATCATGTACCGGACATgtgaatttttatcaaaatcagcaTCATTTGCGACAACTTGAATTAGGGAGTCTCCGACAGCATTATTTTCTGCAATGGAAGCAGAATAAACATTCATACTAAATATAGGAGGATTATCATTTACATCCAATATTTCAACTAGAAACGCTCGACTGAAGCTGAGCGGTGGATAGCCAGCGTCACGACAAGTCACTGTAATTAAATGTGAGGAAGATGTTTCTCTATCCAGCGGCTCTACAACGATAACTTTAAACTCATTGATGTCCAGACCTTGTAAAGCGAAATATTTGGTATTCAGTAAACATGCTACAATTCCATTATTTCCAGAATCATGATCTTCCACGACGATATGTGCCACTGCCTGTCCCATGGTGGCACCCTCTGATATACTGGCCACATCACCAGCGCTCAGGAGATTTACATGAATTTTTGGTGGATTGTTTCCGGTATCTTCTATCGTTACAAAAACATGCGCTTGTGTCGTGAGAGGCTGTACACCCATGTCACTTACTTCGACAATAATTTTGTATGTGCCGTGAGACAATGAACTAAGTACATAAAGTTCACCTGATGTGGCATTGACAGAAAACAAACTTTTGATAGTGTCAGACTGAACAGGGCTTAAAACGTAACGAACTTCTGCATTTCGTCCTAAATCTAGATCATACGCCTGCAACTTTAATACAACGTACCCAGGACTAACTCCTTCCTTGACTGTAACGTTATAAATTGAATTGCTAAGCATTGGTGCATTATCATTTTCATCCAGAATCGACACATTCACATGTAATTCGGCACTTCGGATTGGAAGACCACCGTCTTGTGCAATAATTTTGAGTTGATATGAATTTCGGATTTCTCGATCTAACGGCCCTCCTACTACTAATCTTACAACGGAAGTTCCATCTAAATTTTTGATTGATGTTAATGAAAATGGAAGATTATCAGGCTCCAGTATGTGTTTTTGTAGGGAGTAACTTGGACTGGTATCTAAGTCTCTTGCTCCATTAATGTTAAATGCTGTACCCACGAGAACAGACTCACTTATTTCAAGGTCAATTTTTGGAGAATCAAAAAGAGGTGAATGATCGTTTATGTCATCTATGAAAATGTTGACTGTTATTTTCTTGAAGAAACTTTTGATTGTAGATTGCGCTGccgtttgaaatgaaaataagcaTGATTCTAAATATTGACAAACTGTTTCCCTGTCGATTTTGTCTGTTGTGTACAAATTCCCTGTTGACTGATTAAGTGTGAACATCGAACGCACCAGACTATCTCCGGtcaaaaaactatatctcaaagtCCGAAAATCCTCATCACTCATATTTACATTTAAGCTTGAATCGAATGCAATATTTCCTATGAAAATTCCTGAACTCTGTTCTTCTGGAACATGATACACAACATCGGATATACTTAAAGCAATATTCATTAACAACATCCATACTGTCCAAAAGTGCTTCATACTTTTTTCTTCATCCAAGCATTTTTAAATCCAATTTGAATCATTCACGAAATACAATTTTCCTGTGACTATTTGTAAGTCTTTCTAAAATCCGACATTTTTTTATGATTCCAATTAATGATTGTGTAATGTTAGACACTGGTAAGTATAGCACCTCGAGGCAATGGCTGTGTGTGCTAAAACACTGTTTTTGTCGGTGGTTGGTCAGACCGTCATACCACACATCCCTGCAAATGTAATATTAGATCAATATTTATACAGAAAAATGGCATTAAGTATTAAATGGCACATGTAATCTGATtgctatataaataaagttaacGGATTGTTTGTAAACTTTTGTTAAAAAACTtgtcaaatgaatgaaaaataattacCGATATAGGTATTAAAGCTAACCATTCGGCATTTAAAGTggcaaaataattattttacGCGAAAACAGTATCTGTCTGCAAAATCTATTACTTTCTCTCTCCGCCTATAGTCTTGTAATCTACTCTTAAGATCCCACCTTTCCTTTACTTTC contains:
- the LOC139485013 gene encoding protocadherin-9-like, whose protein sequence is MKHFWTVWMLLMNIALSISDVVYHVPEEQSSGIFIGNIAFDSSLNVNMSDEDFRTLRYSFLTGDSLVRSMFTLNQSTGNLYTTDKIDRETVCQYLESCLFSFQTAAQSTIKSFFKKITVNIFIDDINDHSPLFDSPKIDLEISESVLVGTAFNINGARDLDTSPSYSLQKHILEPDNLPFSLTSIKNLDGTSVVRLVVGGPLDREIRNSYQLKIIAQDGGLPIRSAELHVNVSILDENDNAPMLSNSIYNVTVKEGVSPGYVVLKLQAYDLDLGRNAEVRYVLSPVQSDTIKSLFSVNATSGELYVLSSLSHGTYKIIVEVSDMGVQPLTTQAHVFVTIEDTGNNPPKIHVNLLSAGDVASISEGATMGQAVAHIVVEDHDSGNNGIVACLLNTKYFALQGLDINEFKVIVVEPLDRETSSSHLITVTCRDAGYPPLSFSRAFLVEILDVNDNPPIFSMNVYSASIAENNAVGDSLIQVVANDADFDKNSHVRYMIPQINSSLVQIESETGLVRTNAVLDRELMPNGFTFSVIAFDGGSPALYGTATVSVKINDVNDHTPEFAENLFIFIVEENVKLGSRIGSLTAFDRDEGDNGKVVFSSGSDTISSPFVLYSDGKIKTAKPIDREVTKSYNFTVTASDLGSPARSSTARINIFIADQNDNSPIILFPTTNNKTVRIPKTTLPGTVVSRIRAVDPDEGMNGSLEYLIDSRNDSGVFLIYPQLGDIVLQKSVGHLSGKKFILSLIISDRGIPKMSSYGNMEIIIGKEETSGLQTNIVIVVALVGATVITSACIVVAICIVRRLDFHRRNSKNKQIAQVSNSTNSNNVLINDNGATDDQNLENERKKKEVTFAFHVIDNPQNQMRFETRTNINGPVGTYGDPLNQKILRHQEDNNSETSGETNTSDSGRGLSDDEINLQKGKDRRRQTSNIHLHPNLKSSHPFFHDGRVPISPIDHPKRLKFSFDPNATPSPNKEMEIIGNTFYYHPKSPSFEEDSGSTSGIHTIDEDVHSVHFANNVV